The Sesamum indicum cultivar Zhongzhi No. 13 linkage group LG1, S_indicum_v1.0, whole genome shotgun sequence genome includes a window with the following:
- the LOC105159976 gene encoding 10 kDa chaperonin, mitochondrial-like: MAKRLIPTLNRVLVEKIVPPSKTTAGILLPEKSSKLNSGKVVAVGPGLRGEAGGNHIPVAVKEGDTVLLPEYGGTQVKLGEKEYHLYRDEDILGTLHD; this comes from the exons ATGGCTAAACGGTTGATCCCAACTCTGAACAGAGTACTTGTGGAGAAAATTGTGCCCCCTTCCAAAACCACAGCTGGTATTCTCCTCCCAGAAAAATCATCCAAGTTGAACTCTGGTAAAGTGGTTGCGGTTGGACCCGGGCTGCGTGGGGAAGCAGGGGGGAACCATATCCCGGTTGCTGTGAAAGAAGGCGACACGGTTCTTTTGCCTGAATATGGGGGAACACAAGTCAAATTGGGCGAAAAAGA GTACCATTTGTACAGGGATGAGGATATCTTGGGGACTCTGCACGATTAA